One genomic region from Anguilla rostrata isolate EN2019 chromosome 2, ASM1855537v3, whole genome shotgun sequence encodes:
- the LOC135247782 gene encoding SRC kinase signaling inhibitor 1-like isoform X6 — protein sequence MNTVVADPERSGGHMISTDDAEYPREYRTLGNGTRRFSNVGLVHTSERRHTVIAAQSLEALGSLQKADMERKRDVFLDHLKNKYPPQHPPSPSQSHGSMRGAPDRTREQQQPNYWSFKSRSPRHSQSTQSGLADQAAKLSFASAESLETMSEADIPLGFNRMNRFRQSLPLSRSASQTKLRSPGVLFLQYGDETRRVHITHELSSLDTLHALIVHMFPQKLTMGMLKSPNTAILIKDEARNVFYELEDVRDIQDRSIIKIYRKEPIYASYPAAHLANGDLRREMVYTSRDSSPTRRLNSGPSSASPPSASPSRSRLSYGGGRPPSFVGPAQAHPHAQHHPPSSGHPHALPHPHPHPHHAPPAGLSPSPSAILERRDVKPDEEVTSKNMVLLKNEGLYADPYGLVHEGRLSIASTQSLAAIGDPFAFPVSGGLYRRGSVRSLSTYSAAAAALQGELEEALYKPGGPLYPDAYASTLGVGFRMPPSSPQKVPEAQLRDRDSYSGSPGRGSPVRQAFRKDSSSSVFAAESPKSRAASGSDPLCGAVLPGGDMNRGTTGTPGYNSPLPGNETETRERMEAMEKQIASLTGLVQSVLTRAPDSDSAEKTESANDCSGAGTGRIKKRKALTPSAPLALMPPPPAGAAQATTVTRLQMQLHLHDLQHNATELRDQLSQLRKMQLQNQDSVRSLLKRTETEISVRVTDALRKQEDPLQRQRLLVEEERLKYLNEEELIIQQLHDLEKSVEEIQKDSSVNHRLVTAQELEEKATVLRKLGETLTELKNQFPSLQSKMRVVLRVEVEAVKFLKEEPHRLDALLKRCKTVTDTLTTLRRQVNEGTWKSQEDFASSLPKQGDEFSKSADFDIPTSPPLSLNSLGGSTSLSNWTPHSSPSQGNPSGLHHDPQPPGSLKNRALDDLSGRRGVDKSVSAEVRLAAERDWEEKRANLTQYSAQDINRLLEETQAELMKAIPDLDFAAKQINKPSAIPVSQSGNTTPEHRPNKPQHSAHKLSSKEPGSRRGSDELMVPRYRTEKPSKSPPPPPPRRSFPSSHGLTTNRSGEVIVTSKTIKKSESEETETQKPHVKLRRTVSEAPRPASTPPVIAASGVKEDDDEEKIIAELEVFQRAPIRVKVSPPHSLPSTLRRTSTPPSSLDLWPSGAAGRKTANSCPGPGKSLHSSAASRLKHLQQTSPEKNKASKDFLKIQGQQQVFHF from the exons aGCCGGAGCCCTCGACACTCCCAGTCCACGCAGTCGGGCCTGGCCGACCAGGCCGCCAAGCTGTCCTTCGCCTCGGCCGAGTCGCTGGAGACCATGTCGGAGGCCGACATCCCGCTCGGCTTCAACCGCATGAACCGCTTCCGGCAGAGCCTGCCCCTGTCGCGCTCGGCCAGCCAGACCAAGCTGCGCTCGCCAG gggtGCTTTTTCTGCAGTACGGGGACGAGACGCGGCGGGTGCACATCACCCACGAGCTGAGCAGCCTGGACACGCTGCACGCCCTCATCGTGCACATGTTCCCGCAGAAGCTGACCATGGGCATGCTCAAGTCGCCCAACACCGCCATCCTCATCAAGGACGAGGCGCGCAACGTATTCTACGAGCTGGAGGACGTGCGCGACATCCAGGACCGCAGCATCATCAAGATCTACCGCAAGGAGCCCATCTACGCCTCCTACCCCGCCGCCCACCTGGCCAACGGGGACCTgcgg AGAGAGATGGTGTACACGTCTCGGGACTCCTCCCCCACGCGGCGGCTCAACAGCGGGCCGTCGTCGGCCTCCCCGCCCTCGGCGTCGCCCTCCCGCTCCCGGCTCTCGTACGGCGGGGGCCGCCCGCCCTCCTTCGTGGGGCCGGCCCAGGCGCACCCCCACGCCCAGCACCACCCGCCCTCCTCGGGCCACCCCcacgccctgccccacccccacccccacccccaccacgcccccccGGCGGGCCTCTCGCCGTCGCCCAGCGCCATCCTGGAGCGGCGCGACGTCAAGCCGGACGAGGAGGTGACGTCCAAGAACATGGTGCTGCTGAAGAACGAGGGCCTCTACGCCGACCCCTACGGCCTGGTGCACGAGGGCCGCCTGAGCATCGCCTCGACGCAGTCGCTGGCCGCCATCGGCGACCCCTTCGCCTTCCCGGTGTCCGGCGGCCTGTACCGCCGCGGCTCCGTCCGCTCGCTCAGCACCTActcggccgccgccgccgccctgcAGGGCGAGCTGGAGGAGGCCCTGTACAAGCCCGGCGGCCCGCTGTACCCCGACGCCTACGCCTCCACGCTGGGCGTGGGCTTCCGCATGCCCCCCTCGTCCCCGCAGAAGGTGCCGGAGGCGCAGCTGCGGGACCGGGACTCGTACTCCGGGTCGCCCGGCCGCGGCTCCCCCGTGCGCCAGGCCTTCCGGAAGGACTCCTCGTCCTCCGTCTTCGCCGCCGAGAGCCCCAAGTCCCGCGCCGCCTCCGGCTCCGACCCGCTCTGCGGGGCCGTGCTCCCCGGGGGGGACATGAACCGGGGGACGACGGGGACGCCGGGCTACAACTCCCCGCTGCCCGGCAATGAAACAGAGACCCG GGAGCGGATGGAGGCGATGGAGAAGCAGATCGCCAGTCTCACGGGCCTGGTGCAGAGCGTGCTGACCAGAGCGCCAGACAGCGACAGCGC CGAGAAGACCGAGTCCGCCAACGACTGCTCGGGCGCAGGAA CTGGACggataaaaaaaaggaaag CCCTGACGCCGTCGGCGCCTCTGGCTCTGATGCCGCCCCCCCCTGCCGGAGCCGCGCAGGCCACCACCGTCACGCGCTTGCAGATGCAGCTGCACCTGCACGACCTGCAGCACAACGCCACCGAGCTGCGCGACCAGCTGTCCCAGCTGCGCAAGATGCAG CTCCAGAACCAGGACTCAGTGCGGTCGCTGCTGAAGCGGACGGAAACAGAGATCAGCGTGCGAGTGACGGACGCACTACGCAAACAGGAGGACCCCCTGCAAAGACAGCGCCTCCTGGTGGAGGAGGAACGACTGAAGTACCTGAACGAGGAGGAGCTGATTATTCAGCAGCTGCA TGACCTGGAGAAATCTGTGGAGGAGATCCAGAAGGACTCGTCAGTGAACCACCGGCTGGTGACGgcgcaggagctggaggagaaggccACAGTGCTGAGGAAGCTGGGAGAAACGCTCACCGAGCTCAAGA ACCAGTTCCCCAGCCTACAGAGTAAGATGCGGGTGGTGTTAAGGGTTGAGGTGGAGGCGGTCAAGTTCCTCAAGGAGGAGCCACATAGGCTGGACGCCTTACTGAAACGCTGCAAGACGGTCACAGACACGCTGACCACCCTGCGCAG GCAAGTGAATGAGGGAACATGGAAGAGCCAGGAGGACTTTGCAAGCTCGTTGCCCAAGCAGGGGGACGAATTTAGCAAGAGCGCAGACTTTGACATTCCTACCAGCCCTCCTCTCAGCCTCAACAGCCTGGGGGGCAGCACCAGCCTCTCCAACTGGACCCCTCACTCCAGCCCCAGCCAAGGCAACCCCTCGGGTCTGCACCATGACCCCCAGCCCCCGGGGTCCCTGAAGAACCGGGCCCTGGACGATCTGTCGGGCCGCCGGGGCGTAGACAAATCGGTGTCGGCGGAGGTCAGACTG gccGCTGAGCGGGACTGGGAGGAGAAGCGGGCGAACCTGACGCAGTACAGCGCCCAGGACATCAACCGGCTCCTGGAGGAGACGCAGGCTGAACTCATGAAGGCCATACCGGACCTGGACTTTGCAGCCAAGCAGATCAACAAGCCCTCGGCGATCCCCGTGTCCCAGAGCGGCAACACCACCCCGGAGCACCGCCCAAACAAGCCCCAGCACTCCGCCCACAAGCTGTCCAGCAAGGAGCCCGGCTCACGGCGTGGCTCTG ACGAGCTGATGGTGCCTCGGTATCGCACGGAGAAGCCCTCCAagtcgcccccgcccccgccaccccgccgTAGCTTCCCATCATCCCATGGGCTCACCACCAACCGCAGCGGGGAGGTCATCGTCACCAGCAAGACCATCAAG AAGTCCGAGTCGGAGGAGACGGAGACCCAGAAACCCCACGTCAAGCTGCGGCGGACCGTCTCCGAGGCCCCGCGgcccgcctccaccccccctgtCATCGCCGCGTCGGGGGTCAAGGAAGATGACGACGAGGAGAAGATCATCGCCGAGCTGGAG GTGTTTCAGAGAGCCCCAATTAGAGTCAAAGTgtcccctccccactccctgcccagCACCCTGCGCAGGACCAGTACCCCTCCCTCCAGCCTGGACCTGTGGCCCTCAGGGGCCGCGGGAAGGAAG ACCGCTAACAGCTGCCCCGGCCCTGGAAAATCCCTGCACTCCTCCGCTGCCTCCCGTCTCAAGCACCTGCAGCAGACCAGCCCGGAAAAGAACAAGGCAAGCAAGGACTTCTTGAAGATCCAGGGCCAGCAGCAGGTATTTCACTTCTAA
- the LOC135247782 gene encoding SRC kinase signaling inhibitor 1-like isoform X5 — protein MISTDDAEYPREYRTLGNGTRRFSNVGLVHTSERRHTVIAAQSLEALGSLQKADMERKRDVFLDHLKNKYPPQHPPSPSQSHGSMRGAPDRTREQQQPNYWSFKSRSPRHSQSTQSGLADQAAKLSFASAESLETMSEADIPLGFNRMNRFRQSLPLSRSASQTKLRSPGVLFLQYGDETRRVHITHELSSLDTLHALIVHMFPQKLTMGMLKSPNTAILIKDEARNVFYELEDVRDIQDRSIIKIYRKEPIYASYPAAHLANGDLRREMVYTSRDSSPTRRLNSGPSSASPPSASPSRSRLSYGGGRPPSFVGPAQAHPHAQHHPPSSGHPHALPHPHPHPHHAPPAGLSPSPSAILERRDVKPDEEVTSKNMVLLKNEGLYADPYGLVHEGRLSIASTQSLAAIGDPFAFPVSGGLYRRGSVRSLSTYSAAAAALQGELEEALYKPGGPLYPDAYASTLGVGFRMPPSSPQKVPEAQLRDRDSYSGSPGRGSPVRQAFRKDSSSSVFAAESPKSRAASGSDPLCGAVLPGGDMNRGTTGTPGYNSPLPGNETETRERMEAMEKQIASLTGLVQSVLTRAPDSDSAEKTESANDCSGAGTGRIKKRKALTPSAPLALMPPPPAGAAQATTVTRLQMQLHLHDLQHNATELRDQLSQLRKMQLQNQDSVRSLLKRTETEISVRVTDALRKQEDPLQRQRLLVEEERLKYLNEEELIIQQLHDLEKSVEEIQKDSSVNHRLVTAQELEEKATVLRKLGETLTELKNQFPSLQSKMRVVLRVEVEAVKFLKEEPHRLDALLKRCKTVTDTLTTLRRQVNEGTWKSQEDFASSLPKQGDEFSKSADFDIPTSPPLSLNSLGGSTSLSNWTPHSSPSQGNPSGLHHDPQPPGSLKNRALDDLSGRRGVDKSVSAEVRLAAERDWEEKRANLTQYSAQDINRLLEETQAELMKAIPDLDFAAKQINKPSAIPVSQSGNTTPEHRPNKPQHSAHKLSSKEPGSRRGSDELMVPRYRTEKPSKSPPPPPPRRSFPSSHGLTTNRSGEVIVTSKTIKKSESEETETQKPHVKLRRTVSEAPRPASTPPVIAASGVKEDDDEEKIIAELEVFQRAPIRVKVSPPHSLPSTLRRTSTPPSSLDLWPSGAAGRKTSSASLDCSSLRWELGKLYKRNASSPAPDSQERDVTAPSSSSSQVPRIMLTDWTSVSSSRSESPVRAGPEGHFAQRTLQGITTGRGCSNVKSPHQAFGVTSAIDPRLTTVDDQQLTRIGLTPQKQSQALPKVSKPPEEIPAVRTQRRPQSYELRIQESFEEAGGEEGREDLALILTDREVRVLSGREAQKLSSSGAGQEVRTVMVQPEAPEGDAELPAPGTKPCRLQLSSTPLILLFGESLQVKEAYRQLEALLEEDEEEEEEEEAGDLQAGGQVYRQSQRWRPVPKPRMARTQGASRRAGPRIQLPKGQLVTLREALRQGLQTGNRTLQLLISAERDASTLSLRVGDCRSKSPCPGVSASTPNGSARPQQSRAEGGGLKGALAGDVRSSTFQRLDSLEETIRVLENTLQEISANPSAGYLFPRDFLRQLSSDSRSEPCSTGQITEGPIPPPRTADSEATSPSPISKKKPPVPPKPSGIPVHLIKVFPPSVVCHFLFGHTVISLVLFWLGIGLLSEKSSPGRQAGAVLSPDWQCWTA, from the exons aGCCGGAGCCCTCGACACTCCCAGTCCACGCAGTCGGGCCTGGCCGACCAGGCCGCCAAGCTGTCCTTCGCCTCGGCCGAGTCGCTGGAGACCATGTCGGAGGCCGACATCCCGCTCGGCTTCAACCGCATGAACCGCTTCCGGCAGAGCCTGCCCCTGTCGCGCTCGGCCAGCCAGACCAAGCTGCGCTCGCCAG gggtGCTTTTTCTGCAGTACGGGGACGAGACGCGGCGGGTGCACATCACCCACGAGCTGAGCAGCCTGGACACGCTGCACGCCCTCATCGTGCACATGTTCCCGCAGAAGCTGACCATGGGCATGCTCAAGTCGCCCAACACCGCCATCCTCATCAAGGACGAGGCGCGCAACGTATTCTACGAGCTGGAGGACGTGCGCGACATCCAGGACCGCAGCATCATCAAGATCTACCGCAAGGAGCCCATCTACGCCTCCTACCCCGCCGCCCACCTGGCCAACGGGGACCTgcgg AGAGAGATGGTGTACACGTCTCGGGACTCCTCCCCCACGCGGCGGCTCAACAGCGGGCCGTCGTCGGCCTCCCCGCCCTCGGCGTCGCCCTCCCGCTCCCGGCTCTCGTACGGCGGGGGCCGCCCGCCCTCCTTCGTGGGGCCGGCCCAGGCGCACCCCCACGCCCAGCACCACCCGCCCTCCTCGGGCCACCCCcacgccctgccccacccccacccccacccccaccacgcccccccGGCGGGCCTCTCGCCGTCGCCCAGCGCCATCCTGGAGCGGCGCGACGTCAAGCCGGACGAGGAGGTGACGTCCAAGAACATGGTGCTGCTGAAGAACGAGGGCCTCTACGCCGACCCCTACGGCCTGGTGCACGAGGGCCGCCTGAGCATCGCCTCGACGCAGTCGCTGGCCGCCATCGGCGACCCCTTCGCCTTCCCGGTGTCCGGCGGCCTGTACCGCCGCGGCTCCGTCCGCTCGCTCAGCACCTActcggccgccgccgccgccctgcAGGGCGAGCTGGAGGAGGCCCTGTACAAGCCCGGCGGCCCGCTGTACCCCGACGCCTACGCCTCCACGCTGGGCGTGGGCTTCCGCATGCCCCCCTCGTCCCCGCAGAAGGTGCCGGAGGCGCAGCTGCGGGACCGGGACTCGTACTCCGGGTCGCCCGGCCGCGGCTCCCCCGTGCGCCAGGCCTTCCGGAAGGACTCCTCGTCCTCCGTCTTCGCCGCCGAGAGCCCCAAGTCCCGCGCCGCCTCCGGCTCCGACCCGCTCTGCGGGGCCGTGCTCCCCGGGGGGGACATGAACCGGGGGACGACGGGGACGCCGGGCTACAACTCCCCGCTGCCCGGCAATGAAACAGAGACCCG GGAGCGGATGGAGGCGATGGAGAAGCAGATCGCCAGTCTCACGGGCCTGGTGCAGAGCGTGCTGACCAGAGCGCCAGACAGCGACAGCGC CGAGAAGACCGAGTCCGCCAACGACTGCTCGGGCGCAGGAA CTGGACggataaaaaaaaggaaag CCCTGACGCCGTCGGCGCCTCTGGCTCTGATGCCGCCCCCCCCTGCCGGAGCCGCGCAGGCCACCACCGTCACGCGCTTGCAGATGCAGCTGCACCTGCACGACCTGCAGCACAACGCCACCGAGCTGCGCGACCAGCTGTCCCAGCTGCGCAAGATGCAG CTCCAGAACCAGGACTCAGTGCGGTCGCTGCTGAAGCGGACGGAAACAGAGATCAGCGTGCGAGTGACGGACGCACTACGCAAACAGGAGGACCCCCTGCAAAGACAGCGCCTCCTGGTGGAGGAGGAACGACTGAAGTACCTGAACGAGGAGGAGCTGATTATTCAGCAGCTGCA TGACCTGGAGAAATCTGTGGAGGAGATCCAGAAGGACTCGTCAGTGAACCACCGGCTGGTGACGgcgcaggagctggaggagaaggccACAGTGCTGAGGAAGCTGGGAGAAACGCTCACCGAGCTCAAGA ACCAGTTCCCCAGCCTACAGAGTAAGATGCGGGTGGTGTTAAGGGTTGAGGTGGAGGCGGTCAAGTTCCTCAAGGAGGAGCCACATAGGCTGGACGCCTTACTGAAACGCTGCAAGACGGTCACAGACACGCTGACCACCCTGCGCAG GCAAGTGAATGAGGGAACATGGAAGAGCCAGGAGGACTTTGCAAGCTCGTTGCCCAAGCAGGGGGACGAATTTAGCAAGAGCGCAGACTTTGACATTCCTACCAGCCCTCCTCTCAGCCTCAACAGCCTGGGGGGCAGCACCAGCCTCTCCAACTGGACCCCTCACTCCAGCCCCAGCCAAGGCAACCCCTCGGGTCTGCACCATGACCCCCAGCCCCCGGGGTCCCTGAAGAACCGGGCCCTGGACGATCTGTCGGGCCGCCGGGGCGTAGACAAATCGGTGTCGGCGGAGGTCAGACTG gccGCTGAGCGGGACTGGGAGGAGAAGCGGGCGAACCTGACGCAGTACAGCGCCCAGGACATCAACCGGCTCCTGGAGGAGACGCAGGCTGAACTCATGAAGGCCATACCGGACCTGGACTTTGCAGCCAAGCAGATCAACAAGCCCTCGGCGATCCCCGTGTCCCAGAGCGGCAACACCACCCCGGAGCACCGCCCAAACAAGCCCCAGCACTCCGCCCACAAGCTGTCCAGCAAGGAGCCCGGCTCACGGCGTGGCTCTG ACGAGCTGATGGTGCCTCGGTATCGCACGGAGAAGCCCTCCAagtcgcccccgcccccgccaccccgccgTAGCTTCCCATCATCCCATGGGCTCACCACCAACCGCAGCGGGGAGGTCATCGTCACCAGCAAGACCATCAAG AAGTCCGAGTCGGAGGAGACGGAGACCCAGAAACCCCACGTCAAGCTGCGGCGGACCGTCTCCGAGGCCCCGCGgcccgcctccaccccccctgtCATCGCCGCGTCGGGGGTCAAGGAAGATGACGACGAGGAGAAGATCATCGCCGAGCTGGAG GTGTTTCAGAGAGCCCCAATTAGAGTCAAAGTgtcccctccccactccctgcccagCACCCTGCGCAGGACCAGTACCCCTCCCTCCAGCCTGGACCTGTGGCCCTCAGGGGCCGCGGGAAGGAAG ACGTCCTCAGCTTCCCTGGACTGCTCCAGCCTACGGTGGGAGTTGGGCAAACTGTATAAGCGTAACGCCAGCTCCCCAGCACCAGACTCACAG GAACGTGATGTTACTGCCCCCAGTTCCTCATCCAGTCAGGTCCCCCGCATCATGCTGACTGACTGGACATCTGTCTCTTCTTCCCGTTCTGAGAGCCCGGTCAGGGCTGGTCCAGAGGGACACTTTGCACAGAGAACACTGCAGGGCATAACCACaggaagaggctgcagtaaCGTCAAGAGCCCTCACCAAGCCTTTGGTGTCACCTCAGCCATTGACCCGAGACTGACCACAGTGGATGACCAACAGTTAACGAGGATTGGCCTCACCCCTCAGAAACAGAGCCAGGCACTCCCCAAGGTGTCCAAGCCTCCTGAGGAAATTCCTGCAGTCCGGACACAGAGGAGGCCCCAAAGCTACGAGCTGAGGATCCAGGAGTCCTTTGAAGAGGCgggtggagaggagggcagggaggacCTGGCCCTTATCCTCACAGACAGGGAGGTGAGGGTGCTGTCCGGCAGAGAAGCTCAGAAGCTCAGCAGTTCAGGAGCTGGCCAGGAGGTGCGGACTGTGATGGTCCAACCTGAGGCACCAGAGGGCGATGCCGAGCTCCCCGCACCTGGGACTAAACCTTGCAGGCTGCAGTTGAGCAGCACCCCACTGATCCTGTTGTTCGGAGAGTCCCTGCAGGTCAAAGAGGCCTACAGACAACTAGAGGCACtgctggaggaggacgaggaggaggaggaggaggaagaggccggAGACCTCCAGGCTGGAGGCCAGGTTTACCGTCAGAGTCAGAGGTGGAGGCCGGTGCCCAAACCGAGGATGGCGAGGACTCAGGGCGCCTCCAGGAGAGCTGGCCCCAGGATACAGCTTCCCAAGGGGCAGCTGGTCACCCTGAGGGAGGCTTTGAGGCAGGGCCTtcagacaggaaacagaacCCTGCAGCTCCTCATCAGCGCAGAGCGGGACGCCAGCACGTTGTCTCTCAGGGTGGGCGACTGCAGGTCAAAATCACCTTGCCCTGGGGTTTCCGCGTCAACGCCGAATGGGTCAGCCCGTCCTCAGCAGAGTCGAGCTGAGGGGGGCGGGCTTAAAGGGGCGCTGGCAGGAGACGTCCGCAGCAGCACCTTCCAGAGGCTGGACAGCCTGGAGGAGACCATTCGCGTACTGGAGAACACCCTGCAGGAGATCAGCGCCAACCCCTCAGCGGGCTACCTCTTCCCCAGAGACTTTCTCAGGCAGCTGAGCTCTGACAGCAGGAGCGAGCCTTGTAGTACTGGGCAGATCACAGAAGGTCCAATCCCTCCGCCCAGAACTGCAGACTCGGAggccacctccccctcccccatctccaaGAAGAAGCCTCCTGTCCCACCCAAGCCATCCGGCATCCCGGTGCACCTGATTAAGGTCTTCCCGCCCTCCGTGgtgtgtcatttcctgtttggtcATACAGTGATCTCCTTGGTACTCTTCTGGCTTGGGATTGGCCTTCTCTCTGAAAAATCCTCTCCTGGGAGACAAGCAGGGGCTGTTCTTTCACCTGACTGGCAGTGCTGGACAGCTTAA